Sequence from the Hamadaea flava genome:
GACCGCGACCGCGACGAGCAGCCCGACCGCGAGCACCAGCCCGAGCGCGAGCACGAGCCCCAGTGCCAGCACGAGCCCGAGCGCGAGCACGAGCCCGAGTGCCAGCACGAGCCCGACCGGCAACACCTCGTGCTCGGTGGCGTACCGGGTGGACAACCAGTGGAACAACGGATTCACGGCCACGGTGACGATCACCAACCGGGGCCCGGCGATCAACGGCTGGACCCTGACCTTCTCGTTCACCGGCAGCCAGATCATCACCAACGCGTGGAACGCCGGGGTCACCCAGTCCGGCGTCACGGTCACCGCCAAGGACGCGGGCTGGAACGGCTCGCTGGCCACCGGCGGCACCGCGAGCTTCGGCTTCCAGGCGACCTACGGCGGCACCAACGGCACGCCGACCGGATTCAAGCTCAACGGCGTGGCCTGCTCCTGAACCTTCCGTCCTCTCCGGAAGAATGCGGCGTGACCTGCGAGATCCGCGGGTCACGCCGCAATCGTTCCACGGGGGAATCATGCGCATCCGCGCTATCACGCTGGCCGTCGCCAGCCTCATCGCCGTCACGCCGGCCCACGCGTACGCCGCTTCGCCGCCCGATCCGATCGCCTTCGTGCGCGACGGAAACGTCTGGGTGCGTACGGCGAGCAAGACGTTCCCGGTCAGCCGGCACGGGCACGCCGTGTGGCCGCGGCTGTCACCGGACAAGACCGAGGTCGCGTACGCCGAGAGCGGCAACATCACGGTCGCCTACATCGGGGGCGGGCCGGAGAACGTCTACACCACGGAGTTGACCCACGGTCAGGACGCGGGCGGCCCGGCCTGGTCGCCGGACGGCCGGTTCCTCGCCTACCGGGCCGGGGACGTCTACAGCGGACTGCTGACGATCCTGCGGCTCGGCTCGGCCGAGAGCGGCCACGTCGCCGGCCGCGCCGGCGGCCGAGTCGTCGCGGGGCGCCAGGAGCGGGCCGCCGCGCCGCGGGCCGGATTCGACCAGCTGCGGCACGCGAACACGCTGGACTGGTCGCCGGACGGCACGTCGATCGCCTTCCCGGGCGGGGACTGCTGGGGGATCTACGACGACTGCCTGACGGTGCTGAATCTCGCGTCGAACAAGGAGACCACCATCGCCGCCTGGGGCGGGGGCGGCGCGGAGCTGTCCGGCTTCGCCACCACGCCCCGGTTCAGCGGGGACTCACGCAAGCTGTTCTGGACCCAGCAGGAGGACGTGATCGAGCAGCCCGATCCGAGTCCGCTGCGGATCTACGGCTACAACCTGGCGACCGAGCAGCGTTGGCAGGTCGGCGCCGACGGGGACACCGTGCCGGTGCACCTGGGCGGTGGACGGTTCGTCGTCACCGCTCGGCATGCCGGGACGAGCTGGGTGGCGTATCTGAGCGGGACGTCGCACACCTGGCTGGTGCCGGGCGAGCAGGCCGACGCCCGCCGGGGCTGACTTCACAGCCGACTCCCAGCCCGAGCGGCTAAGGTGCGTTGGATGCAGCAGATGACCTGCCCGAAGTGCCAAGGCGCGATGCGCCAGTATGAGCGCAGCGGGGTAGTCGTGGATCAGTGCTCCGAGTGCCGGGGAATCTTCCTCGACCGCGGCGAGCTGGAGAAGCTCGTCGACGCGGAGAACTCGTTCCACGGCTCGGCTCCGCAGCCCGCGCAGACCCAGCCGCAGCCGCCGCAGTACCAGCAGCAGGCTCCTCAGCACCAACAGCAGTATCAGCAACAGCAGTATCAGCAGCAGCACTACCAGCAGCCGCGATACGAGGAGCGCCGGTACGGCAGCGACGGCTACGGCCACGACTACCACCACAAGAAGAAGAAAAAGGGCAGCTTCTTCGAGGAACTGTTCGACTGAGCCGGAATTCGGCCGGACGAGTTCCGTTCACCGAGCACGAACCTGAGCCCCGGGCCCCTACGCCCGGGGCTCAGGCGTTCCGGATGACCTCCGCCAGCGCCACCAGCGTGAGCGATCCGGGCACGAGGTAGCCGTCGTGACCGTCCACGTTGCCGGTCGGCAGCAGCCGGGCGCCGTATACGTCGCCGGTCGGGTCGGCGCCGTGGCCCAGCCCGGCCACGCGTACGCCCGGGATCCAGCCGATCCAGTCGCTGTCGGCGCGGGCGGCCCACAGCCGGGCGCTGGTGTGGAAACCGTCACCGAGGCCCGGGGAGGCCAGCACGGCGATGTCGGTGACCGTCGGGCCGAGGCGGTCGGCGGCGAGTCCGATCACCACGGTGCCGTAGCTGTGCCCGACGAGGATCACCTTCGCGGCCGGGTTGGTCACGGCCAGCCCGTCGACGAATCGCGTCAGCGCGGCCGCGCCCGCTTCCGCCCGGTCCTCGCGCATGGCGGCCTTGCCGAAGCCCTCCGGTGGGTCGTAGCCGAGCCACGCGATGACAGCGGTGCCCGGGTCGTCGACCGCGTCGGCGACGGTGCGGGCCTGCACGGCCGGTGCGCGCCGGGCGACCCCGCCCAGCCCTCGGTCGAAGTCGGCCAGGGTGGTGTCACTGCCCGGCACGATGACCACGATCCGGCGGGCGGTGGCCAGATCGCCGACGACCTCCACGGCCCGCCCGTCGCCGGCCGGGTCGTACGCGAGGAAGGCGCGCTGATCGGGCGAGCGCCGCAGCACCGACGTCGCGGTGAACCGCAGCGACACGGGCGCGCCGTCGAGCGCGGCGACCACCTCGGGATGACGCATGGCCAGCGCGGTGCGCTGAGCCGGGCTGAGCGCGGCGAAGAACTCCGCGACCTGACGGGGCGAGGCGGTCGCGGGATCCAGCCCCAGCGTCGCCGTGTCGGCGCGCCAGGCTCCGGTGTCGGGCATGGACAGTGTCGCGTCGTCGGCGGCGAGCAGGGGCGCGCCGAATGCTGACAGCATCGGCAGGCCGAGCGCGGTCACGGTGAGGGCGATGGTCTTGGCGACTGGCATGCCGCACACGATCGCCGTCGACCCGGGCCGGGCGCGTCACTCCGCGGAGCCAACTGCGCCCTCACCCCGCAGTGTCATGCGGACCCCGGCGTGATCAGACCAGACTCGTACGCCACGACGACGGCCTGCGCACGGTCCCGCAGCTCCAGTTTGGCCAGAATCCGCCCGACGTGCGTCTTGACCGTCTGCTCCGCCACGACCAGCCGGGTCGCGATCTCCTGATTGGACAGCCCCTGGGCGATCAGGGCCAGCACCTCGGTCTCCCGGGCGGTCAGGCCGTTGAGCGACGGGGGAGCGGCACGTTGCTGGTCCGGCCGCCGCGCGAACTCCTCGATCAGCTTGCGGGTCACCGACGGCGCCAGTAGCGCCTCCCCGGCC
This genomic interval carries:
- a CDS encoding alpha/beta hydrolase, which codes for MPVAKTIALTVTALGLPMLSAFGAPLLAADDATLSMPDTGAWRADTATLGLDPATASPRQVAEFFAALSPAQRTALAMRHPEVVAALDGAPVSLRFTATSVLRRSPDQRAFLAYDPAGDGRAVEVVGDLATARRIVVIVPGSDTTLADFDRGLGGVARRAPAVQARTVADAVDDPGTAVIAWLGYDPPEGFGKAAMREDRAEAGAAALTRFVDGLAVTNPAAKVILVGHSYGTVVIGLAADRLGPTVTDIAVLASPGLGDGFHTSARLWAARADSDWIGWIPGVRVAGLGHGADPTGDVYGARLLPTGNVDGHDGYLVPGSLTLVALAEVIRNA
- a CDS encoding TFIIB-type zinc ribbon-containing protein — translated: MQQMTCPKCQGAMRQYERSGVVVDQCSECRGIFLDRGELEKLVDAENSFHGSAPQPAQTQPQPPQYQQQAPQHQQQYQQQQYQQQHYQQPRYEERRYGSDGYGHDYHHKKKKKGSFFEELFD